TTGATATCAATATTTGTACATGAGAACATAGCTAGAATATACAGAGACACTCGTCTGTTACTGATACCAGAGTCTAATGATAAAGATTTTGCTTCGTTTTCTTTCGTTTTATAATATAGAGAAATGGTCATACAATAGCTCAATATATTGCTAAGTCAAATCACTAGACTTTGAGATTGTAAAGATGGAGGTGAATGGAACCACAGACTTTATATATCAGTATCAGCGACGCCACAACAGCAGACAACAGCATGTGGGTCTGGATTGCATTCTCCTTATTACTGTCTAATGATAAGATTTACATCTTTTTTTGCCATCTTTGTTATGGTCATTGAACAGGTTGCACAATTATTCCATTTCTACTGAATGGAAGGGTAATTGTTTGGTGCTTAATTTCTAATGCCACTTTTAGCCTTGTGGGTTTTGTCTCGGAGAGACGATTGATTTTTACAAAATGTAAAGCATTTTGAACCCCACCCCCGCCCCCACTCTGAGTCAAAACACTACTATGTTTTTCAAACACTCATGACATATTTAGAGTACCCCATGCAGTGAAACCCTCTTAAAAGAAAATTAAGTATATGTATGGAAAAATAAATGCTATTTTATCATGGGACAGTTTTTGGAACATTGTTTAATGTGGTGGTCTTGAATGCAACCCtgttacattttttcttttcttttcacgtCAGAGCCACAACTTGTATTAATGTTTGGTTATGTTCCTCACAGGGCTGAACGCTAGAAGACGCGCCCCGGGGTACAGCAGACGAACGCGATGGCATTCAGCGTCGGAACGCAATAGCACTTAAATGCTCTTGTTTTACACCTAAAATTCTGAATTTGTTTTCTAAGGTCGAACGGCTCCACTAAGATTTACAGTCTTTGACGTTTTCATGAACTTTTTGAAATTTGATGACAGCATTTCTCATATGCAGTAAGGCCTTTTGTCTTGGTCATGTGTAACTGAAAGCTTTGTGGacacaatttttttaaaaagtgctgttGGGGTGCTTGAATAAGTTTGTTTGTGAGCTGCAAAACAATTACAATTTGTGTGACTTTTATGTTACTAGAAAGATGTATTTAGTTAGAATAAAGGGGACTTTCCTAAAGAACTTTATTCACCATTTCCTGTGCAgttcaaagacaaaaataaaagagattCTGTTGAAAACAAGGACTCTCAATTATCATCCTGCATCTCATGTCAGAGTGCATTTCTTATCATTTGTGGTTAAATTTTCTTGTAAAGCTTTGTCATGTGGTGCAAATCGTCTCACTTTTGCTTTTCTTAGTGCATTATAACCACAGTGACCtacatcaaatcaaataaaacgCTGTTTATCATAATTTACTGTAGGTTGcaagcatgcaaacacacatttgttAACTTGTGAAAACAGAAACCTGAAGTTGGAGCAAGAAGTGAGAGAGAAGTTGCACTGCAGAGCGTCCAGGTTCCTCACGTTTCAGGGAAAGCCTGCTTGATTTAGGTAGTGagtgtggtttattttttagcatgcCTCTACTTTATATGTGAGCAGGAATCTCACTGTAGTTTCCTTGAACTGCCGACATCTGTTGCAGCAGTTGCCAGTCTCGCCGCAACCCCTCTTTAATCCCCTGGGGTAACTGGAAACCCCCTGAAGGTGGCAAAAGAGTGGTTAGATTTTACCTGAAGTAGTGCTGACAGGGATGTGGCGCATTGAGTTCCCCCTCATTTTTCTCAAGTAGTCAGTAGTTCAGCAATAATACATCTAGGGTATTGAAACCAAAATGTGATaatcaacagaaaacaaagggaTGGTGCCAGCTCATAATGAGgttttttcactttcagtgaAAAGTTTACCTGTTGCTTTTACCTCAGAGGAGATTGCCACTTTTCTGTCCTGCAGACCTGCAGTCTGACCtgcagtctgacctctgacctgcagTCTGACCTGCAGTCTGACCTGCAGTCTGACCTAAAATGAAACCTAGTGATGCAGATAGTGAGCCAAAAAGACGTCATTGGGTGTCTCCAAGCAGAAGTGTTGGGGGATGACTGTACGattagcaacaacaacaaaaacaaaaaaagcccagtttatgttattttcatattttcccATCCTGCGAGATGTCTAATGTTTACTCATAAATCTCTGGAAGACACGCCACACTAGCATGTCACAGTGAGATCATCCAGTGTTAAAGTCAGCCCATGCAACAGATTGCATGCTTTACCTAAGCAGGCCCAGTCCTTTTACGCACTCAGAAAATTTGTGATTGAGAAATGTGACCTGTTTCCTGTGACCCTGCCGGCTTCCTGTGCAAACACCCGCTTGAAAACATTGTTGCAAAAAGACACGTGGTCTTAGGAGGGGATTTAGGAGTAAGAGATGAAATTCAGGAGAACTATTTACCAAATTTAACAGAAggtagaaaaaaaccccaatatgAAACAGCTTTCAAAATCCCCCCTCACATTTGTGGtccaaacaaaaataacatttcCTCAGCACTTACCTTAGAATTTGTTGGTTATGTCAGAGTGAACTTTGCCAGGTAGCAGCAGGACACTTTAGtcatgtggttttgtttttgaatcatTGGGGTCATGCCTGCGCCAGCGAAGCCACTGAAAGCTAAACACAAACTGAAAGATCCTGAGTAATATCAGACTCCTCCTGCGTGAATGCCTATACATAGAAAATAAGAAACGTTAAGTTTCTTTTCAGatctataaaacaaacaaacaaacaaaaaaattatcaACACCCAGCTTTGCACAGACAGTGATGAGCTCACTTTTACCTCCACACACCGACAAGTTTCTCACCCTTGCCATTTAAAGAGTGGTAGGAAGCAATTTGGTGAGCATGTGTGAAAAGTGTAGGTTGACCTCAGTCCTGATATGATTTTCATTCATGTATGACACTGTTTTCTAAATTCTGCAGGTTACTCTTTCAGTTTTCTtgaaatgtataaatataagTGTTTATTTTCCATGCACAAAAAAGGAAGTCCTATTTTAAATGCCACAACCCTATGTCCATACATGTCCTAACGAGCAGACAATGCCCCAACATGCCTATTAAGGGAGCAGGCATTTAGATACATTGCCCACTTTGCTTGTTATaggcgtaaaaaaaaaaaaaaaaaaaaaatgcacatgtgAACGAAAGGAGGAAATTCTGGGAAATTTGGTTGCCTCACAAGTGCACGTCATTTCCTCCTCTGACAAATGTGCGGTTTCTgtctttaaaaagttttaaagcAGTGTGATTATGACAAGTCCGCACAATTTGCTTGTGATACCGAGAGGAGAATGAATGGTCATGTAAAGAATATGCATTTTCAGCAGTTCATGGAAACAGCAGCAAGTAAGTTTTATAGTTTTTTGTctcctttttgtgctttaaatATAAAGCACTGAACACTTTTGCATCTTTTTTTGCCAATAGGGATGTGGTTATTTTTAGCGATTTACAGCTGTTGTGAAACTAAGAGCAGTTTGCCGTTTTCTGCGTCAGTAAAGGAAATTACAATGCTTATTAGTTTCTTAACATAATGCTACATAAAGTATTGGAAATGGCACCGTAAGCTTTTACTTGCCACATATTTggtgtacaaaaaaaataaaaaaataaatctcttttttggtttttatgcaAAGATCCCCTTAAACCCACCAATGTGATGAAGGATAACCATAACTGACTAGCTCATTTCTCCTCAGCATTACTGTCTCTCTTGCTGCTTATGACTGTTGATTCAACAAAAACTGTGGCATTAAGCACGAATCAGCAGTGTGGGGATCTCCTGCAGCGGACTTTGAAGATCACCAGAATTGTACACAAGGAATCTGGTGACCTAATCAAGACATATGTGAGTAGACTACAGGCACAAAACTGCTCTACTTTACCAGTATACTGGCAGATATGCTTGTGCACTTATAAGCTATGTAGGCTgattcctttcctttttccccTTGTTTGCAGAAAGCCGCTCAAGGGGAAATGTCAGAGCTCTTCTGCAAGGTGTCGGTGAACGACATCCCTGATCCCAACATCTCTGGGCTGGATCCCCCAGCAAGGATAGCAAGCATCTACACGCATCTCCAAGCTTTCCTCCCACATTTTAAACGTGTATACAAGCAGCAGACAGACTTACAATCGCCTGGCAGCCCTCTCCTGAAAGAGCTCACCAGAGTCTGGGGTCGCACTGAGAGTCTGGCCAGTTTCATGAACACATTTTATCAGAGCCTCTTCCCGAACCTGCCCATACCTGAGCCGGCAGGGGGGCCGACAACACTACCACCAGCTCAGAACGTCTTCCAGCAGAAGGTGTACGGCTGCGTGGTCCTGAAGACCTACAAGGATTTCATGTCAAACGTTTCCAAAGAACTGAGGAATCTAAAAAGCAAAGTGTGCACGAAGAGGACACCAATCAATGCATTCTGAAGATGACCAGAAGGTGGCCTTACACAGTCAGTTTcctgagaaaaacaaatgtaagtGTAAAAGTGGCTGGAGTGTCAATGCAAGCTTATTTAtggtatttaatatttattttcttttgtgttaaTTGTCATGCTGTTAAGGAAATGTTATGTCCATGcaatatgtatttaatttgcAAAATGCCATTGGGAAAATCCTGTGTTGATGATGTAAACTTATTTGCGCTACACACAACAATTAAAAGAATACTTTGCATCTGTACTATGTGGTCAGCATCCATTTAATCATTTTTGTCAGAGaccatctgaaaaaaaaaaaagcatggagTTTAATACAATACTGGTGCCTACTTCATGGCAACAATCTAAGATAAAGTGATGTTTCTACAATAATAATTCTTCTTCCTTTGCTTCTGACAAGTTAAGatggaaacaaaaaacattgcagCTTGTGATCTGCACAGAATCAGTCCATCCAGAGGGGTTAAAAGAAAATCAGGAAGCTGCTGAGACGCTGACTGCGTGATATCAACTCTGAATGACGCATGTGTTCAAAAGAAGGCTGCATCAGATAGGAAAGATTTCATGAAACTGGCGGGCTGTCTGGCTAGTCACaaggtgtgggtgtgtgtggttcagATAATAGTTGTGCACTACATTAATAGTGTGTGCTGTGTATCCTTGTGTGccttaaaaagaagaaactgcAGCTACAAAAAGGAAATGTGTAAGTATACACCCTTTgtaaacccccccaaaaaaaaaccaaaaaaaaaaaaaaacccaccacacAGATAATGAACAGGTTCTCCAGAGATGTCACCTCTGTACACAGTGACAATAAGGATATATGCTGGAGTGAAGTAATTCTTAGCTAAACTTTCCTCAGGTCACAAGCTGTCGGGAAACTGGAAGTAGAAGGGGGATTCACTCTGGGTCATGAATCAAGTTCCCTCTTATAACTCTGGCTTATTTAAGGCACAAACACAGAGGGTACCTCAGGGCAACAGTCATTCTCCAGTCTACATTGTAGTCAAGTTGTTCCGAAAATATCTCTTGAATCCCCCGATTAACCCACGACTACTGCCTACTGGGTGGAAATCAGTAGTGTCTGTTATTTCACTGACACACAGGTCATGCTCAGCAGACATGGTGACGACAATGTGGGACCACTAAAACACTGAAGCCTTCTTAAATTAGACGTCACCAAACAGAAGCGACAAGTATCATCACAAGTGCAGCTTTGTGAAGTTAAAGGCCAAAGTTGCACAGTGACATATGCTTCTGTGGCAGATCGGTGAATCTACACGAGTAATGATAAAGTTTTATTATCTGAAGCATCTTCTATAGATGAAGACACAAGTTACCACAAGAGAAGCAGGTGCACGGCCATGATCATTTTATATGCTTTGACATGGTTTGACCTGTGGGGGGCAGTATGGACCAGGGGTTCAAGTCATTTAAAGTCATGATGCACCACtgcaaaaaacatttctaaGACTAACATCCATTCATGTTAACAAActagggttgtttttttttaaaggtatttcagttatttttcatattttaagccCTTTTGGTGTTGTGACAGTAGAGCTACAGACACATGGGGAGAAAACAGGATGAGAAAAATCAAAAGAGGTCATTTTTCAGCCACACTTAAAATAGGGATACCTTGGTTATTGTATGTGGTTTATACTGTAAACACTCAGCCACCAGGAAAAATCTGACTTCCTATTTTATGCGTTCCACTTTCCTAAGTTGccagctattttttttaaagtcttgcTTTCTAGGATTGCAAACGTAAGATTTTATTCCCCGATTTTAAGTTCCTCGTTAATGAGTAAAGCTGTAAAATGATGCTTTTGTACATCAGAACGTCACAGTCTCACACGAAGCCCGTTAGCTTACAGACACCAAACAAGGTTTCTCTTTGATCTCTGACTAACCTTGTGTTGTGACGTCTTTTCATCATTAAAGAGAAGTTGCCAAGTATAAGTATCGGAAGGAAAATCTATACCACAGACAAAGCAATTAATGAAAACCATTTCTATGAGTCATCCATTCTCAGGGTACGTTGACTTTTCTGAGACATCCTGTGATCACTTTAGTTCCAACATTTAATGTAACCAGACTGTTTCCCTCTACAGCCAGTTACCATAAAAGGGAGTAATGACCGCTGCATGACGAAGCAGAATTGACATGAAAAGGGGTTTGACTTAAATGAAATTCACATCATGAATTTCTTCTTAAATGTTAAACCGATTCTGCCGTGAAGCATTTATTCATGCAGAACAGCACTCCCATTTCCTGTTATCAAGTATCCACATCATGAACTGAAGTCAGGACAGTTTCATCGGGTCATTTATTGTGCAAGTACAACATGAAGAGCATGCACCAAGAAGGTTCATGTTTGTGACATTAATAAAAGGCTGTTGTCTTAATAGAGACATATCCAGATACATTTAAAGACAGATCTTTATATCCCTGACTACTGAGACTTATTGATTTATggcaataacatttttagatgTTTATCAAGCATCCATACTTGCATGCATAGAGTCATATTGTTGGTTAGCTAGCACTGGATATTTGATTAATATTGCTTTGTCCAACTGCTAGAAGTGCGTAGTAATTATCTCAAGTATTGCTAACAGTCAGATTACTTCAAATACATCcagcatgtgtatatatatagtcTTAGGATTTGCATAGTTATTCAAACATGAATAAGGCTTATATTCAGTGCGAGCAATAAACTTAAACAGACAATACAGTGAAAACGTCATTTTGCACCTCATGGTTCAGCATACCGACCTCACTTACACAAA
The Maylandia zebra isolate NMK-2024a linkage group LG7, Mzebra_GT3a, whole genome shotgun sequence DNA segment above includes these coding regions:
- the m17 gene encoding IL-6 subfamily cytokine M17; the encoded protein is MNGHVKNMHFQQFMETAATLLSLLLLMTVDSTKTVALSTNQQCGDLLQRTLKITRIVHKESGDLIKTYKAAQGEMSELFCKVSVNDIPDPNISGLDPPARIASIYTHLQAFLPHFKRVYKQQTDLQSPGSPLLKELTRVWGRTESLASFMNTFYQSLFPNLPIPEPAGGPTTLPPAQNVFQQKVYGCVVLKTYKDFMSNVSKELRNLKSKVCTKRTPINAF